One segment of Etheostoma cragini isolate CJK2018 chromosome 23, CSU_Ecrag_1.0, whole genome shotgun sequence DNA contains the following:
- the LOC117939023 gene encoding protein DENND6B-like, giving the protein MNPFDFPGSPRRGDAHRGDAHHPWARFSSWLECVCVVTFDLELGQAIEMVFPHDVKLTEKEKSSICYLSFPDSYSGGLGDTQFSFRLRQSVGRRAWRLREDIYNRDAPPTLQVLTHRHTHIPGHLQCPQPPHGPPASTFPPSLHKGPQPPQGCPKSSAGANVPLGQTGSHWGRPTPTGADRLPLGRTGSHWGRPTPTGADRLPLGQTGSHWGRPASPWKHARVRIPSRTDQSGGSPVRQTGQQVLPAPTVLPSVHELDLFRCFQPVLVHLHMLWELMLLGEPLVVMAPSPTVSSETVLALISIISPLRTCCDFRPYFTVHDSEFREFTTRTQAPPSVVLGVTNPFFIKTFQNWPHIVRLGETKMAGDLPKQVKVKKLSKLKTLDTKPGIYTAFKTFLHKDKILIKRLLKGIQRKRPPEVQTSILRQHLLELTQSFINPLERYMASLMPLQRSVTPWKTPPQIRPFSREDFLSTLDLAGPPLTSGLKGDWTGLYRKFFRSPNFDGWYRHRHKEMTQKLESLHLVALGDADLMSWTREKSEVEIVDFILKLREKLNKARRQQLQVKDGVLEKLETSIAAAVGLLPAALQPLFP; this is encoded by the exons ATGAACCCGTTTGACTTCCCTGGTTCCCCCCGACGTGGGGATGCGCACCGCGGGGACGCGCACCACCCTTGGGCCCGGTTTTCCTCGTGGCTGGAGTGCGTGTGCGTCGTTACCTTCGACCTCGAGCTGGGACAAGCCATAGAG atGGTGTTTCCTCACGATGTGAAGCTCACTGAGAAGGAG AAAAGCAGCATCTGCTACCTGTCCTTCCCTGACTCGTACTCAG GAGGCCTTGGGGACACTCAGTTCAGTTTCAGGTTACGCCAGTCGGTCGGCCGCAGAGCGTGGAGGCTCCGAGAGGATATTTACAACAGAGACGCCCCCCCCACCCTGCAggtactcacacacagacacacacacatacctggacac cttcaatgcccccagcctccacatgGGCCCCCAGCCTCTACATtcccccccagcctccacaagGGCCcacagcctccacagggatgcccgaaaagctccgccggag CGAACGTCCCACTGGGGCAGACCGGCTCCCACTGGGGCAGACCAACTCCCACTGGGGCAGACCGGCTCCCACTGGGGCGGACCGGCTCCCACTGGGGCAGACCAACTCCCACTGGGGCAGACCGGCTCCCCCTGGGGCAGACCGGCTCCCACTGGGGCAGACCGGCTTCCCCGTGGAAGCATGCTAGG GTTAGGATTCCTTCCAGAACCGACCAATCAGGAGGAAGTCCCGTCCGACAGACTGGTCAACAG GTGTTGCCGGCGCCAACCGTGCTGCCCTCCGTCCACGAGCTGGACCTCTTCAG gTGTTTCCAGCCGGTCCTCGTTCACCTTCATATGCTCTGGGAGCTCATGTTGCTAGGGGAACCACTGGTTGTTATGGCACCGTCTCCAACCGTCTCCTCGGAAACTGTGCTGGCTCTCATCAG CATTATCAGTCCTCTGAGGACCTGCTGTGATTTCCGTCCCTATTTCACCGTCCACGACAGCGAGTTCAGAGAGTTCACCACCAGGACCCAGGCGCC gccCAGCGTGGTCCTGGGCGTCACCAACCCGTTCTTCATCAAGACGTTCCAGAACTGGCCGCACATCGTCCGGCTCGGAGAAACCAAGATGGCCG GTGATTTACCCAAACAGGTGAAGGTGAAGAAACTGTCCAAGCTGAAAACTCTGGACACCAAACCAG GCATCTACACGGCGTTCAAGACGTTTCTACACAAAGACAAGATTCTAATTAAAAGACTTCTGAAG gggATACAGAGGAAGCGCCCCCCCGAGGTCCAGACCTCCATCTTGAGGCAACACCTGCTGGAGCTTACGCAGAGTTTCATCAACCCATTG gaGCGCTACATGGCTAGCCTGATGCCTCTGCAGAGGTCGGTGACACCGTGGAAG aCCCCCCCTCAGATCCGTCCCTTCAGTCGGGAAGACTTCCTGTCCACTCTGGACCTCGCGGGGCCTCCGCTGACCTCAGGGCTCAAAGGGGATTGGACGGGACTCTACAG GAAGTTCTTCCGCTCTCCGAACTTTGACGGCTGGTATCGGCATCGCCACAAAGAGATGACGCAGAAACTGGAGAGTCTCCACCTGGTCGCCCTCGGAGACGCC GACCTGATGAGTTGGACGAGGGAAAAGTCGGAGGTGGAAATTGTCGACTTTATTCTGAAGCTCAGAGAGAAACTA AATAAAGCTCGgcggcagcagctgcaggtgAAGGACGGCGTTCTGGAGAAACTGGAAACTTCCATCGCCGCCGCCGTGGGCTTACTGCCCGCCGCGCTGCAGCCGCTGTTCCCCTGA
- the LOC117939024 gene encoding interferon regulatory factor 5-like, with protein MCLSLCLQAWAVETGKYQDGVDEPDPAKWKANLRCALNKSREFQLKYDGTKETPVQPYKVYEVCDQGGNADAADDDDEEMPNLMELSLNPRPSDPPLFSCVPHADVRPFRLSSDGTFSPVTPGLPMTPDVQVQCKGGCGQSFVSLPPPAESAPPCPAPMEASSIHDVHNQTHCKYDLLSSVPLTDLELKFQYRGRPMGSLTVSNPQGCRLFFGLLEPTPDQVDLLGPVSLQQVRFPGTGELQSHKQKFYTDALLDAMERGLILELWQQDLYAVRLCQCKVFWSGPGVPPHAGPNPLEREKKIKVFSLNDFLQGDQSQSPNHLHTAAHNQPLHINITKCQL; from the exons atgtgtctgtctctgtgtctccagGCGTGGGCTGTGGAGACGGGGAAGTACCAGGACGGTGTGGACGAGCCCGACCCCGCCAAGTGGAAAGCGAACCTCCGCTGCGCTCTGAACAAAAGCCGAGAGTTTCAGCTGAAATACGACGGAACCAAGGAGACCCCGGTCCAGCCGTACAAGGTGTACGAGGTCTGCGATCAGGGCGGGAACGCAG ACGCAGCGGATGATGATGACGAGGAG ATGCCCAATCTGATGGAGCTCTCCCTCA ACCCGCGGCCCAGCGACCCCCCCCTCTTCAGCTGTGTGCCCCACGCAGACGTCCGTCCCTTCAGGCTGTCCTCCGACGGGACGTTTAGTCCCGTGACCCCGGGCCTCCCCATGACGCCTGACGTCCAGGTCCAGTGTAAGGGGGGTTGTGGGCAGAGCTTTGTCTCTCTGCCCCCCCCGGCTGAGTCCGCCCCCCCTTGCCCTGCCCCTATGGAGGCCAGCAGCATACACGACGTCCATAACCAGACGCACTGCAAGTACGACCTGCTCAGCAGTGTCCCGC TAACGGACCTGGAGCTGAAGTTCCAGTACCGCGGCCGGCCCATGGGCTCCCTGACAGTCAGTAACCCGCAGGGCTGCCGGCTGTTCTTCGGGCTGCTGGAGCCCACCCCGGACCAGGTGGACCTGCTGGGACCCGTCAGCCTGCAGCAGGTTCGATTCCCCGGCACCGGCGAGCTGCAGAGCCACAAGCAGAAGTTCTACACGGATGCCCTGCTGGACGCCATGGAGCGCGGCCTCATCCTGGAGCTGTGGCAGCAGGACCTGTATGCCGTGCGCCTCTGCCAGTGCAAGGTGTTCTGGTCCGGGCCGGGGGTGCCCCCCCACGCCGGCCCCAACCCCCTGGAGCGGGAGAAGAAGATCAAAGTGTTCAGCCTCAACGACTTCTTGCAAGGTGACCAATCACAGAGCCCAAACCATCtacacacagctgcacacaaCCAGCCATTACATATCAATATAACTAAATGTCAACtataa